In the Dictyostelium discoideum AX4 chromosome 6 chromosome, whole genome shotgun sequence genome, aaagacttaaaaaacaaataaataaataaataaactattttaaaaagccatctttttactttattgtaatttattatttgtttcgttttgagaattttgcgtagcaaaattttcaaaaaaaaagcaaaaaataatcagatcgaaaaaaacaaacaacaacaacaatctctttttttgattatttcatttttcatataaaaaagacttaaaaaacaaataaataaataaataaactattttaaaaagccatctttttactttattgtaatttattatttgtttcgttttgagaattttgcgtagcaaaattttcaaaaaaaaagcaaaaaataatcagatcgaaaaaaacaaacaacaacaacaatctctttttttgattatttcatttttcatataaaaaagacttaaaaaaaaaaaaaaaaaaaaaaaaaaaaaaaaaaaaaaaaaaaacctgggAACCAAGTTAATTAGAAAATTTCcagatttttaactttttaaagaaaaataaaaaagatagaaagaaaataaaatgaaaatcacaaacaacaccacaaatattaagcaacacaaatgcctacaaaaaataagcgaaattgtggataaaactcaattaaaaaaaaaacaattcaaatacgtcataaacatcaatcacgaaccagacgataaaataaaaaaagatttagaaaaaagtttggacaaaaaagatgttttaatcaaaagtaataatacattcaAAATTCTCACAGACAGTATTAGTACAGTAAtctattttgtaaatatgtTTGATGCAGAATTAAAAGGACAATTTATAACCACTATAAGACCAAAAAATATGTATACAGATTTTGATTGGTATAAATCACTCACAGAAATAGAATGGGTAATAGAAAATGAAGGATGTAAACTAATTAAATCAGAAATTAAAGGCGAAACTCTAATTATCAAAACAGTGAAAAGAGTCGTAGAAGAATTTGACACTATCATTGAACTAGACAATCTAACATTAATTGGACACTCCAACAAAGGATGGAGAGATCAAACCTCATTACCAGAAAATCaagaagaaaacaaaaataaaaaacaatcagatgaacaacaaccacaatctACATCAGAACAAATACCAAAACAAGGAAAAAGAACAATCATTATCCCACCAATCACATCCTCATCTAatgataaaacatttatGGCCCTAGATGATACAGCTCAAAAGGTAATAGAAGCATCACTAGAAAACGTAGATGAACTAACAAGAATAGAGAATGAGATCAATACACAATCGATAAACaatcaagaaattaaaacaaaatcagaAAAACCTATCGAACCACCATCTCCATACAATACACCAATAAAACAACACGGCGAAACAAAGGGACTAACAACGGAAGAAAAACTTAGAGAGGCAAATGATATCTTCGACTTCACCAGCCCAAACACTGATGCAATAAGAAAAATAGAATTCCCACTTTCAATCCCTTCAAATCAATGGTTCTTCTCCTCTCCAATAAAACATATCATGAGTTTCAGCCCAACCTATGGTACACCATCGAAAATTATCGATTCACCAAGTAAATTGTTAAACAcaccaaaaaagaaacaacaagACAAAACAAACAAGACCAACAAAACACCAGTCAAACCAAAATTGGGTGAATATGGACAAAAAagcataaaaacaaaaatggatgaagatatagacaacttcaacaaggaaattctaaaacaaatcaataaatcaaaaaacccCACAAACACACAAGACCAACAACACAATGAACAAAGTAAAGATCAGTTAGAAGACAAAATAAACCAGAAACTTCAAAAGGTAGATAAAAATCTACcccaaataaaactataaagaaAAACACAATAAGAATAGGTGTTTGGAACGTCCAAGGATCCAACACCATCCAATCTGCCAGCATAATAAACACCGTTTtagacaacaacaagctgGACGCAGCACTTCTAActgaaacaaatataaaaacaaataaaatttactcaataaatcaacaatataaaaacaaaataacacACCACgcaccaattgataaaacagGACAAGGGGTGTcacaaatcatcatcaacacccGCAATAGAACTTCCTAAACAtctcaaaaaatacaataattcaCTCAGTActttctataaataaaaaaaaaaaaaaaaaaaaaaaaaaaaaaaaaaaaaaaaaaaaaaaaaaaaaaaaacccagttaatcagaaaaataaaaaagatagaaagaaaataaaatgaaaatcacaaacaacaccacaaatattaagcaacacaaatgcctacaaaaaataagcgaaattgtggataaaactcaattaaaaaaaaaaacaattcaaatacgtcataaacatcaatcacgaaccagacgataaaataaaaaaagatttagaaaaaagtttggacaaaaaagatgttttaatcaaaaagaccctgtaaaaaaaaaaaaaaaataaaatgagatctagcatctcaaggagaagcaaataataattgcgttatccaattcaaaaaaaaaattatatgcTCTTATAGATGGGTTGCTCATACAGATGGGATAAAGCAAAATCTCCTCGGACATGTATAACCTGACCAATAAGTATCGCAACTAAAATCTCCGAAATGAGGGATTACAATACTATCATCGCGCGGgggttttatttattatattaatatatttgtgGAAATccattaaaatatatttcatattaaatgttttaatctattaataaatcattaatgtTCAAAATTGGGCTTATTCTTAAATTTAATGGTCAGCATTAAATTGGGAATTTACTATAGATAAAaacaattctttttaaattagaGGAACTCTATTCTAAATCAATAAGTTTAAAATAGAGAATTCAccataatatataaaaacagATATATTTTGGTGTTTAGACTAGAAATTACGATAtcagtttattttttaggtTCTCCATCTTATTATCAAATCGGTAATATTTGGATCAAGTCCTTTAATCCTCCAccctttttaaataaaaaaaataaaaagtaataccattttcaatatataataaagagatttaaattcttttttttttttattttataaaagtaataatattaaatccttttttttttttttattttattttttattttttttttaaacaattctttaaattttaaactttaacaattataataaagaataaaaaaataaaaaaattttaattccaataaattattatggatcaccatttttattattaaaactttaattttttttttttttttttttttttttattccttttttcttaaaaaggttaattttttcttttgtagattcaattttttttttttttccacaaatattattaccatttctataaaattatataccataaattattaatttgacaACCTCTATATAACTATTgagttatattttttatttatttttttttttttatacaggattatttatttattataaatatattttcagaGTTActctaaaatattatttattttagatatttatgaattttagaaattttcATAAATGGACTTTTTCATCCTCCGATTTATTGTTTTACTTTAAATTGGAGGATTAATCTTCcaatttagttttaattgaattggaGGATTACTCCTCTTTTTTAACCTTTGGTTAAATTAGAGGAgcattcttttattttaacaaaGTTAAATTAGAGGAataccacttttttttaccttAGGTTGGATTAAGAGGATTGTTacaatcctttttttttcaaactatTGGTTAAATTAGAGTGAAACCACTCAAAATATTCCCTAaggtttattaaatattccCAAGGTTTATTTTGGGTTCCCTCAAAGAGGGATTTACCTTCAAATTAGATCCtaattttggtaaaaaaaaagtccGATAATCCTCccttttattaataattttaaaaaaaaaaaaaaaaataataaataatacatatttaaataaataataaaagaaatatttcataaaattaaataaaaatatttacacataataaaaaaaaaaaaaaaccgttGTTCAAATAAGAacataaaattattacatttttctaattgttttttttttttttaaaaagctttttttattttataaaatatctaaaaatgaGTCAATTTAGAATGATTTTAAGAAACCTTTTTGTTGGGCTAATCTGTTGAGAGCAGCATCGGATTGACCATTGTTACGGAGGAAACCGCAGAAAGCAAAGATGGTTTGTTCACCATTGTAGATACCTTCAGCATTGACGTGACCAATGTTAATTTGGACGGAAGCGTGATCCTTGGCGGTGATTAAACGGTTGGTGGCAGAgctaaataatttaaattataaaataaaaaaattaataatttattctctttttaaaccaatttttttattttttattatttttatttgacaTAGTAACGATGTGTAATAGTAAAAGTAGTAGTGATagtttaattattatcaatatttttgtGTTGTATTTTTAGTTGAATtgttatgaaaaaaaaaaataaaaaaaataaaagaattttgtttgtttttttttttttttttttttttttcttctaaacaaattctataaaaaattatctataacctaattttatatttttgatcaaatttaaataatattctcTGTttcttgttttaaattttcttatttatcataattattattattattattttttttttattatttttttttttttctgtctctttttttttttttttttattttatttttttttttacgattttttttttattttttttttttaataataataataaaccctGCTTTTGAATCCAATATAACTACCACCATCACTACCATTCTACTGTACTCTTCATTTACttgtatttaaataaataaataaataaaaatacataccACTTACGTGGGGTGTAGAGTTCAACGTTCTTGGAGTCCATTTTATATGATATTGTTATAACTATGAAAgcaaaaagagaaaaagaaaaatcaacaaaaaaaaaaaaaaatttctgtGAGGGTcgagaaatttttttttttttttgcaaaaaaaaaaaaaaattataaaaaaattaaaaaaaattgttttttttttataaaaaaaaataaaaccgaATTTCGAAAATTGATCAAAAATTTTGTGTGTGAccaatcattatttttttttatttcttttttatttttttatttttttttcattttttttttaattatttaattttctaaataaataaataattaataaataaaaaatatatgaaaataaataaataaaataaatcattgatagatcattcaaaaaaaaatgggcGATATTTAAAAGTGGTCTCgtacccaaaaaaaaaaaaaaaaaaaaaaaaaaaaaaaaaaaaaaaaaaaaataaaaataaaataaaataaaattttctaaaaataaaaaaaaaaaaaaaaaaaaaataataaaacaaaaaatttaagatttaatcatttacaaaaatttcttttttttttttttattatttttttattgattatattttttataaacacTCATAAATTTGGCAATAAAAGCTTCTAAATGAAATATTGGCTTTGAACCAATTTGTGATCTGTGTTcctgtttttttatttttttttatttttttaataaataaataaaaagttaataattaattatataatttttttttttttttaaaaaataatatttacataATAAGATGCCCAAtgaattatttcaaatttcatATTATGATCtagttttttaaagatttctaataataaagttttaaagaTTAATTCTGGAGGAATACAATGACCTAATAATTCGTAGAGTTTACCACGTACTATTGAAAGTCTTGCAGGTGATTGTTCCTCAAAGCAATCCTTAACGATTTGAGAGATGTAATTTTCCCAATCCAACAATGGTAATTCCGTAGATTGGAAAGGATATTGTTTTGCTTTCTGAGATTCCAATAACATAAGAGCGTAACGTAAATTGCCACCAGACTGTTTAGCGACGTTTACAGCCAATTTCGAGGGcaaatcaaatttttcaGCGGTTGCCACTTTGGCAAGCACCTTTTCAATCTCCTCTTGCGAAGGTGCAGGCACCCTGATACCCAAACATCTCGACTTGATAGGGTCAATAACTTTGGCAGTCGAGTCGCAACATAAGATCAAACGACAGAATGTTGCATATTTCTCCATAGTTCTTCTGAGTGCATGTTGGGCGTCTTTCGATAGTTTGTCAACTTCATTTAAAATCACAATTTTAAAAGCGCCCAATGAGCCACTATCGATTGGTGGTGATTGTGCAATCTCTTTAATAATGGTTTGAATTACAACACGATCATATGATCCTGCCTCACCTGGATTAATCTCTATATGATAATGACTACTAATCGTTGTAATCTGTATATTCTTACTACTTGTTGGATGTTTAAATGTTCTATGatcaatctttaatttcaatgcATTTGGTCCATATATCTCTTGTAATACCGCTAAAATCCTTGTTTTTTTACCTGCTCCACTTGGACCATAAACTAATAAATGTGGAAAATCACCACTTTTAAtctgtaaataaataaaaataaataaataaataaatatatatatatttttcgttttttttttattattattattattatttaccatattctttaaatttattgatatATCATTATGATAATCCATCTTATCTAATGATGTTGGTTTATATTTATCAATCcataacatttttatttattatatatatttgtttttattttatttatatattatgtGTGTTtatgtaaaaattaaaatgaaaataaaaaaaaaaaaaaaaaaaaaaaaaaatctatttgaatttaaGAAATTGGCGGGAGTTTCgaaatttatcttttttttatttttttatttttttttttttttttttttttttatttttcttttctttttattgattccattatttaaagatttaactaattatttattttgattttattttatttgtttttagaTTATTCTTTTCGgatctaaaaaaataaaaaaaggtaaatattcaataaaaactaaattttcccagaaatttgaaaaaaaaaaacaattttcattttttcaaaattttttttttttttcttttattgcttttttttaattttattttttaaaataaaaaatatataataataataataataataataataatttctaacattctttaaaaataataaataaattaataaataaataaaatggaagaagaagaaataaTTGAACCaaaagattttgaaaatgaagaatcagaaaatatccaaatggatgaaaatgaaaaacagATACCAATTCAAACTACAAATGATCCACAaaagtaatttatttaattttaattttaattttaattttaatactaatatcttaattttttatatatagtaaaaatataatgaGAATTTTAGTTGCAACAGATAATCATTTAGGATATTTAGAAAGAGATCCAATTAGAGGTGatgattcatttaattcatttgagGAGATATTAAAATATGCACATACATTAAAAGTTGATATGGTATTATTGGGTGGTGATTTATTTCATGATAATAAACCATCAAGATCATGTTTATATCGTACAATGGAATTATTTAGAAAGTATTGTTTAGGTGATTCACCAGTTAGAATTCAATTTCTATCGGATCAATCtgttaatttttcaaatcaatttcatACAGTGAATTATGAAgatccaaattttaatatttcattaccaatattttcaatCCACGGTAATCACGATGATCCAACTGGTGAGGGTGGTTTGGCAGCtttagatttattatcaGTTTCGAATCTAGTCAATTATTTCGGTAAAACTGAAGATATTGATGATATTACAGTCTACCCATTACTACTTGGTAAAGGTGAGACAAAAATAGCGATCTACGGGTTAGGTAATATTAGAGATGAGCGTTTGCATAGAACTTTTCAAAAGCAATCAGTGAAATTAATGAGACCGGTGGAATCAAAAGATGAATGGTTCAATATTTTAGTACTTCATCAAAATAGGGTAGCCCACAATCCAAAGAATTATGTTCACGAGAAGATGATAGAAAGTTTCATAGATTTCGTTCTATGGGGACACGAACATGAATGTTTAGTCAATCCACAGGCATCGTCAGTGGGAGAATTCCATATTTCACAACCTGGTTCTTCAGTAGCTACAGCTTTATCAGAGGGTGAATCAAAGGATAAATTTGTAGGATTGTTGGAggtttataaaaatcaattccGTTTTAAACCATTCCCATTGAACACGGTTAGACCATTCATTATGGATCAAATCATACTTGCAAATAGTAACATACATCCAACACAACAGAATGATGTAATTCAATGGATTGAGCAAAAAGTAGAATCAATGATTGAACAAGCCAAATTAAAATCTCAAGGTAAACCCAACGAATCAATGTTACCATTGATAAGATTAAAAGTTGATTATACTGGTTATAGTACTATCAATCCTCAAAAGTTTGGTCAAAGATTTCAAGGCCGTGTAGCAAATCCAAATGATGTTTTATTATTCCACAGAAAGAAACCAACCACTTTATCAAGTAAAAAACAAAAGGATGGTGGTGAATTGGATGTGAATTcaatcaaagaaaaagaagaagataaaGTGAAAGTGGCCGATTTCATAAGTGAATTCTTGGGTAATACACCAAATGATCGTTTACAAATTCTATCAGAGAATGATCTATTCAATAGTTTACATTCATTCGTTGAAAAGGATGAAACCGATTcaatattgaaaatggttGATCTCTCTTTAAAATCGActcaaaaatatttaaattcaaaaatctCTTCAAAAGATGCTTACCCAGATTTCATTGCTAAAtatattgatgataatttcCCATTACCACATCAAAATGTATCTTCGGTCAATTCAGATTTATTACCaataaataatccaaatgaatttgaatcaaatttattagatGAAGATTCTCATGGTCATGAACATGGTCATAGTCATAATCATAGTCAAatgattgataatgatgatgatgaaaacattttaaatcaaagaacaatttttaaatcaccacaatcaaataaaacagcaccaacaacaactactaccaccactactactacatcTTCACAAATTTCAACAAGAAGAAAATCTTCAACTCAATCTTCAACTCAATCTTCACAAACTTCAATTATaatagatgatgatgatgatgatgatgaaattaatgaagataatgatgataatgataaagattTTGAAAGTGATGAAGAGAAAACTCCACCATCAAAGAAAAGAGGTAAAGTTAAACAAGTTGGTTCAGTTTCAAAAAGATCAAGatcaaagaaataaattgtattataaataatatataaataaattttttttttattttttttttttttattttttttattttttttttttattttattttttaaatagaatcCCAATcagttttaatattatttaaacttaaTTTATCCATACTAATAGTATAagaataatgatttaaaaaataatcagtTTGAACACCAATTGAAGGTATACAAAGTGGTAAATTATCAGAAGCATCAGCGATAACcaagaataataattttgtataTCTTGGATAacttgaaattattttacgTTGATTTCGATCAAAATGAACATGATCAACTTGATCATAAAATCTAActattaattttggtaatgattgtgatgatgataatgatgatgatgatgatgatgatgatgatgatgatgatgatgatgatgatgatgatgatgatgatgatggtaaagaagattttgattgtttttctGAAATGAAGATTGTAAAattatgaaatttaaaataagtgttaattggtaaatctacttgattactttttttagGTTGAAAAACAGATTGAGCTATTAGataatgattgaatttattattttcaaaatttttttcattgtaaataaataatttatgaGAAGAGATTGGAATATttggtttttgttttaatgagTTTACAATTTGAttatatttcttttgttgaaaaaatgaaaattcattaCTAATAATACAGCTTAGTCTATGAAGTAAACGAGATTGAATGGTTGGTGGTAAACTATTATAGTATTTCAAGGGTACTCTAATTAGGGGTAATCTCAAATCAcgaatattatttttatgttCATTGAGTTCTAAAATGTCATTTAACATCTTTTGTAAAACTTTATCAGTTTGATCTTTAATCATTCGGATTGGAGTTAAACCACTAAggaattgttttaaatttatagttgttgataatggtgattcaattgaaaactCTTTGAAATCTCTTAGTTGATGACGTGTTTTAT is a window encoding:
- the rps21 gene encoding 40S ribosomal protein S21 — translated: MDSKNVELYTPRKCSATNRLITAKDHASVQINIGHVNAEGIYNGEQTIFAFCGFLRNNGQSDAALNRLAQQKGFLKSF
- the rfc3 gene encoding replication factor C subunit; the protein is MLWIDKYKPTSLDKMDYHNDISINLKNMIKSGDFPHLLVYGPSGAGKKTRILAVLQEIYGPNALKLKIDHRTFKHPTSSKNIQITTISSHYHIEINPGEAGSYDRVVIQTIIKEIAQSPPIDSGSLGAFKIVILNEVDKLSKDAQHALRRTMEKYATFCRLILCCDSTAKVIDPIKSRCLGIRVPAPSQEEIEKVLAKVATAEKFDLPSKLAVNVAKQSGGNLRYALMLLESQKAKQYPFQSTELPLLDWENYISQIVKDCFEEQSPARLSIVRGKLYELLGHCIPPELIFKTLLLEIFKKLDHNMKFEIIHWASYYEHRSQIGSKPIFHLEAFIAKFMSVYKKYNQ
- the mre11 gene encoding 3'-5' exonuclease translates to MEEEEIIEPKDFENEESENIQMDENEKQIPIQTTNDPQNKNIMRILVATDNHLGYLERDPIRGDDSFNSFEEILKYAHTLKVDMVLLGGDLFHDNKPSRSCLYRTMELFRKYCLGDSPVRIQFLSDQSVNFSNQFHTVNYEDPNFNISLPIFSIHGNHDDPTGEGGLAALDLLSVSNLVNYFGKTEDIDDITVYPLLLGKGETKIAIYGLGNIRDERLHRTFQKQSVKLMRPVESKDEWFNILVLHQNRVAHNPKNYVHEKMIESFIDFVLWGHEHECLVNPQASSVGEFHISQPGSSVATALSEGESKDKFVGLLEVYKNQFRFKPFPLNTVRPFIMDQIILANSNIHPTQQNDVIQWIEQKVESMIEQAKLKSQGKPNESMLPLIRLKVDYTGYSTINPQKFGQRFQGRVANPNDVLLFHRKKPTTLSSKKQKDGGELDVNSIKEKEEDKVKVADFISEFLGNTPNDRLQILSENDLFNSLHSFVEKDETDSILKMVDLSLKSTQKYLNSKISSKDAYPDFIAKYIDDNFPLPHQNVSSVNSDLLPINNPNEFESNLLDEDSHGHEHGHSHNHSQMIDNDDDENILNQRTIFKSPQSNKTAPTTTTTTTTTTSSQISTRRKSSTQSSTQSSQTSIIIDDDDDDDEINEDNDDNDKDFESDEEKTPPSKKRGKVKQVGSVSKRSRSKK